A DNA window from Comamonas fluminis contains the following coding sequences:
- a CDS encoding pirin family protein translates to MSESKNLQRLPTRIADVGGIPIHRAIPQRALRKVGAWCFLDHAGPAEPPPPGMQVGPHPHIGLQTFTWMIHGEVLHRDSLGSEQIIRPGQVNLMTAGRGIAHSEESQTTKVHAAQLWIALPDSHRNIPPRFQHYPDLPAQQVGDYQATVLAGESLGLTAPAEVHSPLMAVDLHAAASAQPARASFPLRADFEHAVMSLSGHVTVEGQHLPEQELFYLPAGTTSVELECSPDSRLLIIGGEPMDEAILLWWNFVARTTEEMQQARAQWEAEAATDALTVNGAARRFGPPVTSPLSALHAPSLEGVALRASK, encoded by the coding sequence ATGAGTGAATCAAAGAACTTACAACGCCTTCCCACCCGTATCGCCGATGTGGGCGGCATCCCCATCCACCGAGCCATTCCCCAGCGCGCCCTGCGCAAAGTCGGAGCCTGGTGCTTTCTGGACCATGCAGGCCCGGCCGAACCACCACCGCCCGGCATGCAGGTTGGCCCTCACCCCCATATTGGCCTGCAGACCTTCACCTGGATGATTCACGGCGAAGTGCTGCACCGCGACAGCCTGGGCAGCGAGCAGATTATTCGCCCGGGGCAAGTCAACCTGATGACTGCCGGGCGGGGCATTGCGCACTCCGAAGAAAGCCAGACCACCAAGGTGCATGCAGCCCAGCTGTGGATTGCGCTGCCAGACAGCCACCGCAATATTCCACCGCGTTTTCAGCACTACCCCGACCTTCCCGCGCAACAGGTGGGCGACTATCAAGCGACCGTGCTGGCGGGCGAATCGCTGGGGCTGACTGCCCCTGCCGAAGTGCACTCCCCCCTCATGGCGGTGGATTTGCATGCCGCAGCCAGCGCCCAGCCAGCGCGGGCCAGCTTTCCTCTGCGCGCAGACTTCGAACATGCCGTGATGAGTCTTTCCGGCCATGTGACGGTAGAAGGCCAGCACCTGCCCGAACAGGAACTGTTTTACCTGCCCGCAGGCACCACATCGGTCGAGCTGGAATGCAGCCCTGACAGCCGCCTGCTCATCATTGGTGGCGAGCCCATGGATGAAGCCATTTTGCTGTGGTGGAACTTTGTGGCCCGCACCACGGAAGAAATGCAGCAAGCCCGTGCGCAGTGGGAAGCCGAAGCCGCCACCGACGCCCTGACAGTCAATGGCGCAGCGCGGCGATTTGGCCCGCCAGTCACCTCGCCACTCAGCGCCTTGCACGCACCTTCGCTGGAAGGCGTGGCACTTCGAGCCTCGAAATAA
- a CDS encoding aspartate ammonia-lyase, whose amino-acid sequence MRQEHDFIGIKTIPPDAYWGVHSARAVENFPITGHSVAHMPELIRAFAFVKKAAAQANLQFDAINTKQATAIAQACDDLIAGQLHEQFVVDVIQGGAGTSTNMNANEVIANRALEHLGLPKGSYDVIHPNDHVNASQSTNDSYPTAVKLATFAGIQKLLTALAELRAAFEAKAGEFAHILKIGRTQLQDAVPMTLGQEFAAFAAMIADDEKRLRESAYLMTEVNMGGTAIGTGINAPVGYTDAVVKALAEISGVPVVKAADLIAATGDTGAFADISGILKRVAVKLSKISNDLRLLSSGPQAGVGDIKLPARQAGSSIMPGKVNPVIPEVMNQVCFEVIGNDAAITMAVEAGQLQLNAFEPLMAWALHKSLNHLSSACKTLQVNCVEGIVANQDLLDARIAESVTLVTALNPLIGYEKAAKIAKTAIANGKQIAVVAEELGIMSAAEMKKLLVADKLTQAGALTAA is encoded by the coding sequence ATGCGTCAAGAACACGACTTCATCGGCATCAAAACCATCCCTCCCGACGCGTACTGGGGCGTTCACTCCGCACGCGCAGTGGAAAACTTCCCCATCACTGGTCATTCGGTGGCGCACATGCCCGAACTGATCCGCGCGTTTGCCTTTGTCAAAAAGGCCGCAGCCCAAGCTAATCTTCAGTTTGACGCTATCAATACCAAGCAAGCCACCGCCATCGCCCAAGCCTGTGACGACCTGATCGCCGGCCAACTGCACGAGCAGTTTGTGGTGGACGTCATTCAAGGCGGCGCAGGCACCTCCACGAATATGAACGCCAATGAGGTGATCGCCAACCGTGCCCTAGAGCACCTGGGATTGCCCAAAGGCAGCTACGACGTGATTCACCCGAATGACCACGTCAACGCTTCGCAGTCCACCAACGACTCCTACCCCACCGCCGTCAAGCTCGCCACCTTTGCTGGCATCCAGAAGCTGCTGACCGCCCTGGCCGAGTTGCGCGCTGCATTTGAAGCCAAGGCTGGCGAATTTGCCCACATCCTGAAAATCGGCCGCACACAATTACAAGACGCCGTGCCCATGACGCTGGGCCAGGAATTTGCCGCTTTTGCCGCCATGATTGCCGACGATGAAAAGCGTCTGCGCGAGTCCGCCTATCTGATGACCGAAGTGAACATGGGCGGCACCGCCATTGGCACCGGCATCAACGCCCCCGTGGGCTACACCGACGCGGTGGTCAAGGCGCTGGCCGAGATCTCGGGCGTGCCCGTGGTCAAGGCTGCGGACCTGATCGCCGCCACTGGCGACACCGGCGCTTTTGCCGACATTTCCGGCATCCTCAAGCGCGTGGCGGTGAAGCTGTCCAAGATCAGCAACGACCTGCGCCTGCTGTCCTCCGGCCCTCAGGCTGGCGTGGGCGATATCAAGCTGCCTGCACGCCAGGCAGGCTCGTCCATCATGCCCGGCAAGGTCAACCCCGTGATCCCCGAAGTGATGAACCAGGTCTGCTTTGAAGTGATCGGCAACGACGCCGCCATCACCATGGCCGTGGAAGCTGGTCAGCTGCAGCTCAACGCCTTCGAGCCACTGATGGCCTGGGCACTGCACAAGAGCCTGAACCACCTGAGCAGTGCCTGCAAGACGCTGCAGGTGAACTGCGTGGAAGGCATTGTGGCCAACCAGGACCTGCTGGACGCGCGCATTGCTGAATCGGTGACGCTGGTGACCGCACTGAACCCGCTGATTGGCTACGAAAAGGCCGCCAAGATTGCCAAGACCGCCATCGCCAACGGCAAGCAAATTGCCGTGGTGGCAGAAGAGCTGGGCATCATGAGCGCAGCCGAGATGAAGAAGCTGCTGGTGGCCGACAAGCTGACGCAAGCCGGTGCACTGACCGCAGCCTGA
- a CDS encoding VOC family protein: MFSHIMLGVDDLESGKRFYDALLGQLGIAPGVANKKRFAYRSPTGMFVITIPLNGAAATAGNGSTTGFAAQSPEQVNAAHAAGLAAGGVAIEDAPGWRGEGPGALYLAYLRDPAGNKICLLHRPAQA; this comes from the coding sequence ATGTTTAGCCACATCATGCTGGGCGTTGACGATCTGGAGTCCGGCAAACGTTTTTACGATGCCTTGCTGGGCCAGCTGGGCATTGCGCCCGGCGTTGCCAACAAAAAGCGCTTTGCCTACCGCAGCCCCACTGGCATGTTCGTTATCACCATCCCCCTCAACGGCGCTGCCGCCACTGCGGGCAATGGCTCAACCACAGGCTTTGCCGCGCAGTCGCCAGAGCAGGTCAACGCTGCCCATGCAGCAGGCCTTGCGGCGGGTGGTGTTGCAATTGAAGATGCCCCCGGCTGGCGTGGCGAAGGCCCTGGCGCCCTGTACCTGGCCTATTTGCGCGACCCTGCCGGCAACAAGATCTGCCTGCTGCATCGCCCGGCCCAGGCTTGA
- a CDS encoding YoaK family protein produces the protein MADAPVSRTLSHILGFNAGYVDTAGFLALGGLFTAHVTGNFVTLGAALIQGNAGAVSKLLALPVFCLAVMLARFGSNALVARHKPPMPSLIAVKVALLLVAAALMIVYGPFSDGDQPPAFAAGMLMICAMAVQNAMQRMHLPQLPPSTLMTGNTTQVMMDLSDLLRGAQGDERRSINARLQKMLPAIGSFALGCALGALGYVWLGMWCFALPPLLALISMGFVRGEAQA, from the coding sequence ATGGCCGATGCACCTGTTTCACGCACACTCAGCCATATCCTGGGCTTTAACGCCGGGTATGTGGATACCGCGGGCTTTTTGGCGCTGGGCGGTCTGTTTACCGCCCACGTCACGGGTAACTTCGTCACCCTGGGGGCGGCACTGATTCAGGGCAATGCGGGTGCGGTTTCCAAGCTGCTGGCTTTGCCGGTTTTCTGCCTAGCCGTCATGCTGGCGCGCTTTGGCAGCAATGCACTGGTGGCCAGGCACAAACCGCCCATGCCCAGCCTCATTGCCGTCAAGGTGGCGCTGCTGCTGGTGGCCGCGGCACTGATGATTGTCTATGGCCCATTCAGTGATGGTGATCAGCCGCCAGCCTTTGCGGCGGGCATGCTGATGATCTGCGCCATGGCCGTGCAGAACGCCATGCAGCGCATGCATCTGCCCCAGTTGCCGCCTTCGACGCTGATGACCGGCAACACCACCCAGGTGATGATGGATCTGAGCGATTTGCTTCGAGGTGCGCAGGGGGATGAGCGCCGCAGCATCAATGCGCGGTTGCAAAAAATGCTGCCCGCCATTGGCAGCTTTGCACTGGGCTGTGCACTGGGCGCGCTGGGTTATGTGTGGCTGGGCATGTGGTGTTTTGCCCTGCCGCCCTTGCTGGCGCTGATCAGCATGGGCTTTGTCCGTGGCGAGGCGCAGGCCTGA
- a CDS encoding DoxX family protein produces the protein MQTSALSRLARPVFGSHAIRWLAYLGLCAAYLQGGLNKLMDFQGAVGEMSHFGLSPASLLAGLVIALELGASVMILSGKLRWLGALALAAFTLMATFVALRFWELPVGQERFMAANSFFEHLGLIGGFLLVAWLDLQNTQRP, from the coding sequence ATGCAAACGTCTGCTCTATCTCGTCTGGCACGGCCTGTCTTCGGCAGTCATGCCATTCGCTGGCTGGCCTATCTGGGCCTGTGCGCAGCCTATCTGCAAGGCGGTCTCAACAAGCTGATGGATTTTCAGGGCGCAGTGGGTGAAATGAGTCATTTTGGCCTGTCTCCCGCTTCACTGCTGGCCGGTCTGGTCATTGCGCTGGAGCTGGGGGCTTCCGTCATGATTCTCAGCGGCAAGCTGCGCTGGTTGGGGGCGCTGGCTCTGGCCGCGTTTACCTTGATGGCGACTTTTGTGGCGCTTCGTTTTTGGGAGCTACCAGTCGGCCAGGAACGCTTCATGGCGGCCAATTCCTTCTTTGAGCACCTGGGCCTGATCGGTGGCTTCTTGCTGGTGGCATGGCTGGATTTGCAGAACACGCAACGCCCTTGA
- a CDS encoding amidohydrolase has translation MSDTTPDVIFHNGQFTTLNKSQPVASAVAVKDGKFVAVGSDAEVLALTGSGTRKIDLQGRSALPGLFDNHTHVIRGGLNYNLELRWDGVRSLADAMDMLKRQVANTPAPQWVRVVGGFTEHQFVEKRLPTLEEINAVAPDTPVFLLHLYDRALLNAAALRAVGYTKDTPQPPGGEIVRDSAGNPVGLLLAKPNATILYATLAKGPKLPFDYQVNSTRHFMRELNRLGVTGVIDAGGGSQNYPDDYKVIEQLDKDGQITVRLAYNLFTQKPKEEKEDFLQWTQSVKYKQGNDYFRHNGAGEMLVYSAADFEDFRQPRPDMPPQMENELEDVVRILVQNKWPWRLHATYDETISRALDVFEKVHRETPINGLNWFFDHAETISDKSIDRIAALGGGIAVQHRMAYQGEYFVERYGAKAAEATPPVKKILERGVKVSAGTDATRVASYNPWVSLSWMVTGKTVGGSKIYPERNLLDRETALRMWTENVAWFSNEVGKRGRIEVGHFADLIVPNKDYFKVPEDDISFLTSDLTVVGGRVVYGAGSFASHDDNPVPPAMPDWSPVRRFGGFAAWGEPEGAGKNSLNPVRYRQMAAACGCGTSCGMHGHQHASAWASSVPASDLKGFFGALGCSCWM, from the coding sequence ATGTCCGACACCACACCCGATGTTATTTTCCATAACGGTCAATTCACTACGCTCAACAAAAGCCAGCCTGTGGCCAGCGCAGTAGCGGTCAAGGATGGCAAGTTTGTCGCGGTGGGCTCTGATGCCGAAGTACTGGCGCTGACGGGCAGCGGCACCCGCAAGATTGATCTGCAGGGCCGTAGTGCACTGCCCGGCCTGTTTGACAATCACACCCACGTGATTCGCGGTGGCCTGAATTACAACCTGGAGCTGCGCTGGGACGGCGTGCGTTCTCTGGCAGATGCCATGGACATGCTCAAGCGCCAGGTGGCCAACACGCCCGCACCGCAGTGGGTACGTGTGGTCGGCGGCTTTACCGAACACCAGTTTGTGGAAAAGCGCCTGCCCACGCTGGAAGAAATCAACGCAGTGGCACCCGATACCCCGGTGTTCCTGCTGCACCTCTATGACCGCGCCTTGCTCAATGCCGCAGCGCTGCGCGCCGTGGGTTACACCAAGGACACACCACAGCCACCAGGTGGCGAGATCGTGCGCGACTCCGCGGGCAACCCCGTGGGTCTGCTGCTGGCCAAGCCCAACGCCACCATCCTCTACGCCACGCTGGCCAAGGGCCCCAAGCTGCCGTTTGACTACCAGGTCAACTCCACACGCCACTTCATGCGTGAACTCAACCGCCTGGGCGTGACGGGCGTGATTGATGCCGGTGGTGGCTCACAGAATTATCCTGATGACTACAAGGTCATCGAGCAGCTCGACAAGGACGGACAGATCACCGTGCGTCTGGCCTACAACCTGTTCACGCAAAAGCCCAAGGAAGAAAAAGAGGACTTTCTGCAGTGGACGCAGAGCGTCAAATACAAGCAGGGCAACGACTACTTCCGCCACAACGGTGCGGGCGAAATGCTGGTCTATTCCGCAGCGGACTTTGAAGACTTCCGCCAGCCCCGCCCCGATATGCCGCCGCAGATGGAAAACGAACTCGAAGATGTGGTGCGCATCCTGGTGCAGAACAAGTGGCCGTGGCGCCTGCATGCCACGTATGACGAAACCATCAGCCGCGCGCTGGATGTGTTTGAGAAAGTGCACCGCGAAACACCCATCAATGGCCTGAACTGGTTCTTTGACCACGCGGAAACCATCTCTGACAAATCCATCGACCGTATTGCGGCGCTGGGCGGTGGTATTGCCGTGCAGCACCGCATGGCCTACCAGGGCGAATACTTTGTGGAGCGCTACGGCGCCAAGGCCGCCGAAGCCACGCCTCCCGTCAAGAAAATTCTGGAGCGTGGCGTCAAGGTTTCGGCCGGTACGGATGCCACCCGTGTGGCCTCTTACAACCCCTGGGTTTCGCTGTCGTGGATGGTCACCGGCAAGACCGTGGGCGGCTCCAAGATTTACCCAGAGCGCAATCTGCTGGACCGCGAAACCGCACTGCGCATGTGGACTGAAAACGTGGCCTGGTTCAGCAATGAAGTGGGCAAGCGTGGCCGCATTGAAGTGGGCCATTTCGCCGACCTGATCGTGCCCAACAAAGACTACTTCAAGGTGCCTGAGGACGATATCTCCTTCCTCACCAGCGACCTGACCGTGGTGGGGGGGCGCGTGGTGTATGGCGCAGGCAGCTTTGCTTCGCATGACGACAACCCCGTGCCGCCCGCCATGCCCGACTGGTCGCCCGTGCGCCGCTTTGGTGGCTTTGCCGCCTGGGGTGAGCCCGAAGGCGCAGGCAAGAACTCGCTGAACCCTGTGCGTTATCGCCAGATGGCAGCCGCCTGCGGCTGCGGCACAAGCTGCGGCATGCACGGCCACCAGCACGCCAGCGCCTGGGCATCCAGCGTGCCAGCCTCCGATCTCAAGGGCTTCTTCGGCGCCCTGGGCTGCTCCTGCTGGATGTAA
- a CDS encoding XapX domain-containing protein encodes MKLYVFSLAAGLLVGVVYSLLQVRSPAPPLIALVGLLGILLGEQVIPVGKQLLQGSSFHSACNGTQATSHVLGQLPGRTASAEKTSHKA; translated from the coding sequence ATGAAGCTCTATGTTTTCTCCCTGGCCGCTGGCTTGCTGGTTGGTGTGGTTTATAGCCTTTTGCAGGTGCGTTCTCCCGCACCTCCCCTCATAGCTCTGGTCGGCCTGTTGGGCATCTTGCTCGGTGAGCAAGTTATCCCTGTCGGAAAGCAGTTACTGCAAGGAAGCAGTTTTCACAGCGCATGCAATGGAACGCAGGCCACCAGTCATGTGCTGGGCCAGCTTCCGGGGCGTACGGCCTCTGCTGAAAAGACCTCCCACAAAGCTTGA
- a CDS encoding hydrolase, translating to MSKHFLEVLTPANSQIIFIDQQPQMAFGVQSIDRQTLKNNVVGLAKAAKAFNIPTTITTVETESFSGHTYPELLNVFPQAPLLERTSMNSWDDQNVRDALAANVAKGHKKIIVSGLWTEVCNTTFALSAMHDAGYEIYMVADASGGTSLDAHNYAMDRMVQAGVVPMTWQQVVLEWQRDWAQRGTYDAVMDIVREHSGAYGMGVDYAYTMVHKAAERVQHGATVGPNPAR from the coding sequence ATGAGCAAGCATTTCCTGGAAGTTCTGACCCCCGCCAACAGCCAGATCATCTTCATCGATCAGCAACCCCAGATGGCATTCGGCGTGCAGTCCATTGACCGTCAGACACTGAAGAACAATGTTGTAGGTCTGGCCAAGGCTGCCAAGGCATTCAATATTCCCACCACCATCACCACGGTGGAAACCGAGAGCTTCTCCGGTCACACCTACCCAGAGCTGCTGAACGTGTTCCCCCAGGCGCCCCTGCTGGAGCGCACCTCCATGAACTCCTGGGACGACCAGAACGTGCGTGATGCACTGGCTGCGAATGTTGCCAAGGGTCACAAGAAAATCATCGTCTCCGGCCTGTGGACCGAGGTCTGCAACACCACATTTGCGCTGAGCGCCATGCATGACGCCGGCTACGAAATCTACATGGTGGCCGATGCCTCTGGCGGCACTTCGCTGGACGCACACAACTACGCCATGGACCGCATGGTGCAGGCTGGCGTGGTGCCCATGACCTGGCAGCAAGTGGTGCTGGAATGGCAGCGTGACTGGGCCCAGCGCGGCACCTACGACGCCGTGATGGACATCGTGCGTGAACACTCCGGGGCCTACGGCATGGGCGTGGATTACGCCTACACGATGGTGCACAAGGCTGCAGAGCGTGTGCAGCATGGCGCAACAGTGGGTCCTAACCCCGCACGTTGA
- a CDS encoding LysR family transcriptional regulator codes for MKKLPDLEAWAIFAKVAETGSFARTAQDFSLSQATVSKAITRLETRMKTVLFHRTSRRIALTENGLAALERASRILQEGETVEADVMDRSTSLRGLIRVAAPMSFGIQRLAPLLPEFMQQHPEVELDLSFNDQQMDLIGERVDMAVRIANLVDSTLLARKMCNVKILLVGSPSYFEKYGHPQHPRDLAQHRGLIYSHSPAGSNWRFHHAEQGNHTQAIPELLKANNADALTPALLAGLGLALQPSFLVWQQLQSGELETTMDGWSVDCIAMHLVTPPGRSRPARVQVLMDYLTQRFANEPWAEAT; via the coding sequence ATGAAAAAACTGCCAGATCTGGAAGCCTGGGCCATCTTTGCCAAAGTGGCGGAAACCGGCTCGTTTGCGCGCACGGCGCAGGATTTTTCGCTGTCGCAAGCCACCGTTTCCAAGGCCATCACGCGGCTGGAAACACGCATGAAGACAGTGCTGTTTCACCGTACTTCCCGGCGCATTGCGCTGACCGAAAACGGCCTTGCCGCGCTGGAGCGTGCCTCGCGCATTCTTCAGGAAGGCGAAACGGTGGAGGCCGATGTCATGGATCGCTCTACCAGCCTGCGCGGGCTGATACGGGTGGCAGCGCCCATGTCGTTTGGCATTCAGCGCCTGGCACCGCTGCTGCCAGAGTTCATGCAGCAGCACCCTGAAGTGGAGCTGGACCTGAGCTTCAACGATCAGCAGATGGACTTGATTGGCGAGCGCGTGGATATGGCCGTGCGCATTGCCAATCTGGTGGACTCAACACTGCTGGCGCGCAAGATGTGCAACGTCAAAATCCTGCTGGTCGGCTCGCCTTCCTACTTCGAAAAATATGGCCACCCGCAGCATCCACGCGACCTGGCCCAGCATCGCGGGCTGATCTACAGCCACTCGCCAGCGGGCAGCAACTGGCGCTTTCACCATGCAGAGCAAGGCAACCACACGCAGGCCATTCCTGAACTGCTGAAAGCCAATAATGCCGATGCGCTGACACCCGCGCTGCTGGCTGGTCTGGGCCTGGCGCTGCAGCCCTCTTTTTTGGTGTGGCAGCAGCTGCAGTCGGGCGAGCTTGAAACCACCATGGATGGCTGGAGCGTGGACTGCATCGCCATGCATCTCGTCACCCCGCCGGGCCGCAGCCGGCCAGCGCGGGTGCAGGTGCTGATGGACTACCTGACCCAGCGATTTGCCAATGAACCCTGGGCTGAAGCCACCTGA
- a CDS encoding class I SAM-dependent methyltransferase, producing MQSASNEWFDEAYYQRFYFDKKTSVIDPEHAKRLGTFVCSYLSYLRVPVQRVLDVGCGIGLWREAVQQHFPGVQYQGVEFSPYLCERYGWEQGSVVDWQPQDRQPFDLVICQGVLPYLNPGDLKKALNNLGSLSRGGLYIEAVAKEDYERDIIDEELTDSRLYRHRAELYRRGLQPYFKELGGGVWLSRKTDLPLFELECVNG from the coding sequence ATGCAATCCGCAAGCAACGAATGGTTTGACGAAGCGTATTACCAGCGCTTTTACTTTGACAAAAAAACCAGCGTAATCGACCCCGAACACGCCAAACGTCTGGGCACCTTCGTTTGCTCCTATCTGTCGTACCTTCGCGTGCCTGTGCAGCGGGTGCTGGATGTGGGCTGCGGCATTGGCCTGTGGCGTGAAGCAGTGCAGCAGCACTTTCCCGGCGTGCAATACCAGGGCGTGGAATTCAGCCCCTATCTGTGCGAGCGCTATGGCTGGGAGCAAGGCTCGGTGGTGGACTGGCAGCCCCAAGATCGCCAGCCCTTCGATCTTGTGATCTGCCAGGGCGTGCTGCCGTATCTGAACCCCGGCGACCTGAAAAAAGCGCTGAACAATCTGGGCTCGCTCTCCCGCGGCGGCCTGTATATCGAGGCCGTGGCCAAAGAGGATTACGAGCGCGACATCATCGATGAAGAGCTGACCGATTCGCGCCTGTACCGCCACCGTGCCGAGCTGTACCGCCGAGGCCTGCAGCCTTATTTCAAGGAACTGGGCGGCGGCGTTTGGCTGAGCCGCAAGACCGACCTTCCTCTGTTTGAGCTGGAGTGCGTCAACGGATAA
- a CDS encoding tRNA-uridine aminocarboxypropyltransferase → MNTHTDVPVRMTNLLTVESSVAPHAVARLRTARQALSTRPFLARGGPRGERCEGCRLRPTHCMCALRPDLETRAGFCLLMHDAEPLKPSNTGWLIADVVKDTFAYGWSRTEIAPQLQALLNDPQWQPFVVFPGEYAQPPKRVVHALHEGSAPLQPGKRPLFVLLDATWSEARKMFRKSPYLDGFPVLSLHPEQLSRYQLRRSKRDDHFCTSEVAALCLELVGDAPDTRAGQVLESYLGVFTERYLQAKNQLPADAQSPAHQCLRERMGSTS, encoded by the coding sequence ATGAATACCCACACCGATGTGCCCGTGCGGATGACGAATCTGCTGACGGTGGAATCCAGCGTAGCGCCCCATGCCGTGGCCCGCCTGCGCACGGCGCGGCAGGCACTGAGCACCCGGCCTTTTCTCGCACGCGGCGGCCCCAGGGGTGAGCGCTGCGAAGGCTGCCGTCTGCGCCCCACGCACTGCATGTGCGCTCTGCGGCCAGACCTGGAAACCCGCGCCGGCTTTTGCCTGCTGATGCATGACGCCGAACCGCTCAAGCCCAGCAACACCGGCTGGCTGATTGCCGATGTGGTCAAGGACACGTTTGCCTATGGCTGGTCGCGCACTGAAATTGCACCGCAGCTGCAGGCCTTGCTCAATGATCCGCAGTGGCAGCCTTTTGTGGTGTTCCCTGGCGAATACGCCCAGCCCCCCAAGCGCGTGGTGCATGCGCTCCATGAAGGCTCTGCACCGCTGCAGCCCGGCAAGCGCCCGCTGTTCGTGCTGCTGGATGCCACATGGTCCGAAGCCCGCAAGATGTTTCGCAAAAGCCCTTACCTTGATGGCTTTCCAGTGCTCAGCCTGCACCCAGAACAGCTTTCGCGCTATCAATTGCGCAGATCAAAGCGGGATGACCATTTCTGCACCAGCGAAGTCGCAGCCCTGTGCCTGGAGCTGGTGGGCGATGCGCCAGACACCCGCGCAGGCCAGGTGCTGGAGTCTTATCTGGGGGTGTTCACCGAGCGCTATCTGCAGGCCAAAAACCAGCTGCCCGCTGATGCGCAAAGCCCCGCCCATCAATGCCTGCGCGAGCGGATGGGCAGTACCTCGTGA
- a CDS encoding transporter substrate-binding domain-containing protein, protein MNKSLKWGWLAAALVCAGSAIAAGKASSAPQIGANIDTAVDVSASPTLQRWQAGGNVVLGVREAAVPMSYVIGANDKFVGYHMDLCERVVHAIAPKAQIKYMVLTPQNTMPLIGNGTADFNCASMTNNLNRQKQVAFGLTTYVSEVRMAVRADSGITSFKQLQGRNVGAITGTTAVQLLRKYAADNDLNFKTLMSKDQFESFTLLEAGRVDAFVLDDNMLAGVIGQSKNPKGYKIVGEVIGAEPIAIQFSRNDPQIKKAVDGAILQMIRSGEMHKLYHKWFMQPIPPKGMNLNLPMGEMLKKQLAAPNDTPLEQFVLPQ, encoded by the coding sequence ATGAACAAGTCGTTGAAATGGGGTTGGCTGGCCGCAGCGCTGGTGTGTGCAGGCTCGGCCATTGCGGCGGGCAAGGCGAGCAGCGCACCGCAAATCGGCGCCAATATTGATACTGCGGTCGATGTTTCGGCATCCCCCACACTGCAGCGCTGGCAGGCAGGTGGCAATGTGGTGCTGGGCGTGCGTGAAGCGGCGGTTCCCATGTCCTATGTGATTGGTGCCAACGACAAATTCGTCGGCTACCACATGGACCTGTGCGAGCGCGTGGTGCACGCCATCGCCCCCAAGGCCCAGATCAAATACATGGTGCTGACACCGCAGAACACCATGCCGCTGATTGGCAATGGCACGGCAGACTTCAACTGCGCCAGCATGACCAACAACCTCAACCGCCAGAAGCAGGTGGCCTTTGGCCTGACCACCTATGTGAGCGAGGTGCGCATGGCCGTGCGTGCAGATTCGGGCATCACCTCCTTCAAGCAATTGCAGGGCCGCAATGTGGGCGCCATCACCGGCACAACGGCCGTGCAGCTTCTGCGCAAATACGCTGCCGACAACGACCTGAACTTCAAGACGCTGATGAGCAAGGACCAGTTCGAAAGCTTCACCCTGCTGGAGGCAGGCCGCGTGGACGCTTTCGTGCTGGACGACAACATGCTGGCTGGCGTGATTGGTCAAAGCAAGAACCCCAAGGGCTACAAGATCGTGGGTGAGGTGATCGGCGCCGAGCCCATTGCCATTCAGTTCAGCAGGAACGACCCGCAGATCAAGAAAGCGGTGGACGGCGCCATCCTGCAGATGATTCGCTCTGGCGAGATGCACAAGCTCTACCACAAGTGGTTCATGCAGCCCATTCCACCCAAGGGCATGAACCTGAACCTGCCCATGGGCGAGATGCTGAAAAAGCAGCTGGCCGCCCCCAACGACACACCGCTGGAACAATTCGTATTGCCCCAATAA